A window of Oncorhynchus kisutch isolate 150728-3 linkage group LG10, Okis_V2, whole genome shotgun sequence contains these coding sequences:
- the LOC116375869 gene encoding hemicentin-1 isoform X1 yields MENYFLKWILTFCMFCTVSGEGCSLELKPSRVVVGFGEAVSVSCEASRPVRVLGWESAIGAAHTQQDRAVQWKVESLIDWIEEPICYGVFFTAPRQCEEKLNLILYKTPDSVTISSANHTGPMLEGKEYQLLCDVQNIAPVQYLTLRWYRGQTEVYNHSFSDLTPASPVQVSSILLITPTKADNGAQYKCVAQLDLGPEGPQPPPSVTSEPLNVSVHYPPSFLSPEAETLDIGVGDEITLNCTATGSPSPVYSWQSSDPKEKMEDQPVFTSSSLLPGTYTCISSNKIGKKSVRASSLSARPSHRKKGIALHF; encoded by the exons ATGGAAAACTACTTTCTAAAATGGATCCTAACCTTTTGCATGTTCTGCACCG TGTCAGGTGAAGGATGCTCTCTGGAGCTGAAACCctccagggtggtggtggggtttggGGAGGCTGTGTCTGTCAGCTGTGAGGCCTCTCGCCCAGTGCGTGTCCTAGGCTGGGAGTCAGCCATCGGGGCAGCACACACCCAACAGGACCGTGCTGTCCAATGGAAGGTGGAGAGTCTGATCGACTGGATCGAGGAGCCTATCTGCTACGGAGTCTTCTTCACTGCACCCAGACAGTGTGAGGAGAAACTCAACCTCATCCTTTACA AGACTCCAGACAGTGTCACTATCAGCTCAGCGAACCACACTGGTCCCATGTTGGAGGGGAAAGAGTACCAGCTGCTCTGTGATGTCCAGAACATCGCCCCTGTTCAATACCTCACCCTGAGGTGGTACAGAGGGCAGACTGAAGTTTACAACCACTCTTTCTCTGATCTGACCCCTGCCTCCCCTGTCCAAGTATCCTCCATCCTCCTGATCACCCCAACCAAAGCTGATAACGGAGCCCAGTACAAGTGCGTGGCTCAGCTGGACTTGGGACCAGAGGGACCACAACCGCCTCCTTCAGTGACATCAGAGCCTCTCAACGTCTCTGTGCACT ACCCCCCATCCTTCCTCAGTCCTGAGGCTGAGACCCTGGACATCGGTGTGGGGGATGAAATCACATTAAACTGCACGGCTACAGGAAGCCCCAGTCCTGTGTACAGCTGGCAGTCTTCAGATCCCAAAGAGAAGATGGAGGACCAACCtgtttttacctcttcctccttgcTTCCAGGGACCTACACCTGCATTTCCTCTAATAAGATTGGCAAGAAGA GTGTGAGAGCGTCATCATTGTCAGCCAGACCATCGCACAGAAAAAAAGGAATCGCCTTACATTTTTAA
- the LOC116375869 gene encoding hemicentin-1 isoform X2, producing the protein MENYFLKWILTFCMFCTVSGEGCSLELKPSRVVVGFGEAVSVSCEASRPVRVLGWESAIGAAHTQQDRAVQWKVESLIDWIEEPICYGVFFTAPRQCEEKLNLILYKTPDSVTISSANHTGPMLEGKEYQLLCDVQNIAPVQYLTLRWYRGQTEVYNHSFSDLTPASPVQVSSILLITPTKADNGAQYKCVAQLDLGPEGPQPPPSVTSEPLNVSVHYPPSFLSPEAETLDIGVGDEITLNCTATGSPSPVYSWQSSDPKEKMEDQPVFTSSSLLPGTYTCISSNKIGKKSKQFIIKTKS; encoded by the exons ATGGAAAACTACTTTCTAAAATGGATCCTAACCTTTTGCATGTTCTGCACCG TGTCAGGTGAAGGATGCTCTCTGGAGCTGAAACCctccagggtggtggtggggtttggGGAGGCTGTGTCTGTCAGCTGTGAGGCCTCTCGCCCAGTGCGTGTCCTAGGCTGGGAGTCAGCCATCGGGGCAGCACACACCCAACAGGACCGTGCTGTCCAATGGAAGGTGGAGAGTCTGATCGACTGGATCGAGGAGCCTATCTGCTACGGAGTCTTCTTCACTGCACCCAGACAGTGTGAGGAGAAACTCAACCTCATCCTTTACA AGACTCCAGACAGTGTCACTATCAGCTCAGCGAACCACACTGGTCCCATGTTGGAGGGGAAAGAGTACCAGCTGCTCTGTGATGTCCAGAACATCGCCCCTGTTCAATACCTCACCCTGAGGTGGTACAGAGGGCAGACTGAAGTTTACAACCACTCTTTCTCTGATCTGACCCCTGCCTCCCCTGTCCAAGTATCCTCCATCCTCCTGATCACCCCAACCAAAGCTGATAACGGAGCCCAGTACAAGTGCGTGGCTCAGCTGGACTTGGGACCAGAGGGACCACAACCGCCTCCTTCAGTGACATCAGAGCCTCTCAACGTCTCTGTGCACT ACCCCCCATCCTTCCTCAGTCCTGAGGCTGAGACCCTGGACATCGGTGTGGGGGATGAAATCACATTAAACTGCACGGCTACAGGAAGCCCCAGTCCTGTGTACAGCTGGCAGTCTTCAGATCCCAAAGAGAAGATGGAGGACCAACCtgtttttacctcttcctccttgcTTCCAGGGACCTACACCTGCATTTCCTCTAATAAGATTGGCAAGAAGAGTAAGCAGTTCATCATTAAGACTAAGTCTTAA
- the LOC109898511 gene encoding hemicentin-1 isoform X2, whose protein sequence is MGWEATFGGISVEKKDVNVVTWTVDNLTDWTIEPKCYINLIDGEQPSIVLPVILYKTPDRVSISVLNHSGPMVKGTQYHLQCDIQNIAPLQNLVVKWYKGNEPLDIVTYSNVSKRPEDLSATLMISPNRNDDGAQYRCRAELDLGPEGPQPHPTVTSEPLSMTVHYPPTFSRPEAENHLDIRVGEVITLNCTATGRPPPEYRWQSSDFQEALFTPPSEVPGTYTCTAYNQIGEISKTFTVNPKPKGDRTTFWVIIGLGLGLAIVVVIVYVVVKHRAGPNSII, encoded by the exons atgggctgggagGCCACATTCGGAGGTATAAGTGTAGAAAAAAAAGATGTCAACGTTGTCACCTGGACTGTGGATAACCTTACTGATTGGACAATAGAACCCAAATGCTACATCAATCTCATTGATGGCGAACAACCCTCAATAGTACTTCCAGTCATTCTCTACA AGACTCCAGACAGAGTCTCCATCTCTGTTCTGAACCACTCTGGTCCCATGGTGAAGGGGACACAGTACCATCTGCAGTGTGACATTCAGAACATCGCTCCTCTACAGAACCTGGTTGTGAAGTGGTACAAAGGGAATGAACCCTTAGATATTGTAACTTACAGTAACGTCAGTAAGAGACCAGAGGATTTGTCAGCTACTCTGATGATCAGCCCCAATAGAAATGATGATGGAGCTCAGTATAGATGTAGAGCAGAACTGGAcctgggaccagagggaccacAACCCCATCCTACAGTGACATCAGAACCTCTCAGCATGACTGTGCACT ACCCCCCAACCTTTTCCAGACCTGAAGCTGAGAACCACCTGGACATCAGAGTGGGGGAGGTAATCACCTTAAACTGCACGGCTACTGGAAGGCCCCCTCCTGAGTACAGGTGGCAGTCTTCAGATTTCCAAGAAGCTCTTTTCACCCCCCCGTCCGAGGTCCCAGGAACCTACACCTGCACTGCCTACAATCAGATAGGCGAGATCAGCAAGACATTCACTGTGAATCCCAAACCTAAAG GGGACAGAACAACGTTCTGGGTCATCATAGGATTGGGCCTGGGTCTGGCCATTGTGGTCGTGATTGTCTATGTCGTTGTCAAACACAGAGCAGGTCCCAACTCCATCATCTGA
- the LOC109898511 gene encoding hemicentin-1 isoform X1, producing the protein MVKGLYGFLTLCVLVFTGGPTHASFPLELNPPRVVVRYGDSVSVKCSTSATDHDGMGWEATFGGISVEKKDVNVVTWTVDNLTDWTIEPKCYINLIDGEQPSIVLPVILYKTPDRVSISVLNHSGPMVKGTQYHLQCDIQNIAPLQNLVVKWYKGNEPLDIVTYSNVSKRPEDLSATLMISPNRNDDGAQYRCRAELDLGPEGPQPHPTVTSEPLSMTVHYPPTFSRPEAENHLDIRVGEVITLNCTATGRPPPEYRWQSSDFQEALFTPPSEVPGTYTCTAYNQIGEISKTFTVNPKPKGDRTTFWVIIGLGLGLAIVVVIVYVVVKHRAGPNSII; encoded by the exons ATGGTGAAAGGACTTTATGGATTTCTGACactctgtgtgttggtgtttaCAG GTGGGCCTACACATGCCTCCTTTCCTCTTGAGCTCAACCCTCCCAGAGTGGTGGTGAGATATGGAGACTCAGTCTCAGTCAAATGCAGCACATCAGCCACAGACcatgatgggatgggctgggagGCCACATTCGGAGGTATAAGTGTAGAAAAAAAAGATGTCAACGTTGTCACCTGGACTGTGGATAACCTTACTGATTGGACAATAGAACCCAAATGCTACATCAATCTCATTGATGGCGAACAACCCTCAATAGTACTTCCAGTCATTCTCTACA AGACTCCAGACAGAGTCTCCATCTCTGTTCTGAACCACTCTGGTCCCATGGTGAAGGGGACACAGTACCATCTGCAGTGTGACATTCAGAACATCGCTCCTCTACAGAACCTGGTTGTGAAGTGGTACAAAGGGAATGAACCCTTAGATATTGTAACTTACAGTAACGTCAGTAAGAGACCAGAGGATTTGTCAGCTACTCTGATGATCAGCCCCAATAGAAATGATGATGGAGCTCAGTATAGATGTAGAGCAGAACTGGAcctgggaccagagggaccacAACCCCATCCTACAGTGACATCAGAACCTCTCAGCATGACTGTGCACT ACCCCCCAACCTTTTCCAGACCTGAAGCTGAGAACCACCTGGACATCAGAGTGGGGGAGGTAATCACCTTAAACTGCACGGCTACTGGAAGGCCCCCTCCTGAGTACAGGTGGCAGTCTTCAGATTTCCAAGAAGCTCTTTTCACCCCCCCGTCCGAGGTCCCAGGAACCTACACCTGCACTGCCTACAATCAGATAGGCGAGATCAGCAAGACATTCACTGTGAATCCCAAACCTAAAG GGGACAGAACAACGTTCTGGGTCATCATAGGATTGGGCCTGGGTCTGGCCATTGTGGTCGTGATTGTCTATGTCGTTGTCAAACACAGAGCAGGTCCCAACTCCATCATCTGA
- the LOC109898512 gene encoding intercellular adhesion molecule 1 — protein MCEIIFSRIFLGFPVLLLWMAGGLAHAACPLELNPPRLVVRYGDSVSVNCSTSSTDHEGMGWEATFGGTGLETDVMVVTWTVKNLTDWTIQPKCHITSKDGEQCLVTFPVILYKTPDRVSISVLNHSGPMVEGTQYQLQCDIQNIAPLQNLVVKWYKGNKLLDNVIYSNVNKRPENVSATLMISPSRNDDGDQYRCRAELDLGPEGPQPHPTVTSEPLNITVHYAPEFLPENNTVEVSAGSDVSLDCSAEGNPPPELRWTNNTAEGNAIETTVGRLRTLNISRVTANATYNCTVTNRLGSITKQIHVLVDVPPQQHPTMFSTAPSSPGTMTTLPGTAKPKVVTFPLELNSPRVVVRYGDSVSVKCNTSSTDHDGMGWEATFGGTSVEQDVNVVTWTVDNLTDWTIEPKCYINLNDGEQPSIELPVILYKTPDRVSISVLNHSGSMVEGTQYQLQCDIQNITPLQNLVVKWYKGNEPLDIVTYSKVSKRPEDVSATLMISPSKDDNGTQYRCRAELDLGPEGPQPHPTVTSEPLSITVHYKPCINASRLPVRIPVFRGYPEELVCEAEGYPQPRIKWVYDSANHVSEAGGNLTVFEAGLYNCTATNDMATSFIVVEVVLNEDYLRLIAGFVAFMVVVILVILVVIYFIYYKNTKMGRYSLKKAKLSSTPNGNVAQNDGRDTLLPMTELSQPNIYF, from the exons ATGTGTGAAATAATATTTAGTCGGATTTTTCTTGGGTTTCCCGTACTTCTCCTCTGGATGGCAG GTGGGCTGGCACATGCCGCCTGTCCTCTTGAGCTCAACCCTCCCAGATTGGTGGTGAGATATGGAGACTCAGTCTCAGTCAACTGCAGCACATCATCCACAGACCACGAGGGGATGGGCTGGGAGGCCACATTCGGAGGTACAGGTTTAGAAACAGATGTCATGGTTGTCACCTGGACTGTGAAGAATTTGACAGACTGGACAATACAACCTAAATGCCACATCACATCAAAAGATGGAGAGCAGTGTTTGGTAACGTTCCCTGTCATTTTATACA AGACTCCAGACAGAGTCTCCATCTCTGTTCTGAACCACTCTGGTCCCATGGTGGAGGGGACACAGTACCAGCTGCAGTGTGACATTCAGAACATCGCTCCTCTACAGAACCTGGTTGTGAAGTGGTACAAAGGGAATAAACTCTTAGATAATGTAATTTACAGTAACGTCAATAAGAGACCAGAGAATGTGTCAGCTACTCTGATGATCAGCCCCAGTAGAAATGATGATGGAGATCAGTATAGATGTAGAGCAGAACTGGAcctgggaccagagggaccacAACCCCATCCTACAGTGACATCAGAACCTCTCAACATTACTGTGCACT ACGCTCCTGAGTTCCTTCCAGAAAATAACACAGTGGAGGTGAGTGCAGGCAGTGATGTGTCTCTGGACTGCAGTGCTGAGGGGAACCCTCCTCCTGAGCTGAGGTGGACCAACAACACTGCAGAGGGAAATGCCATTGAGACCACTGTGGGGCGCCTGCGTACTCTCAATATCTCCAGAGTAACAGCTAATGCAACTTACAACTGCACAGTCACAAATAGACTGGGCTCCATCACCAAGCAGATACATGTCTTAGTAGATGTACCTCCACAACAACACCCAACGATGTTCTCCACAGCACCCTCATCTCCAGGAACTATGACCACCCTTCCAGGAACAGCCAAGCCAAAAG TAGTTACCTTTCCTCTTGAGCTCAACTCTCCCAGAGTGGTGGTGAGATATGGAGACTCAGTCTCAGTCAAATGCAACACATCATCCACAGACcatgatgggatgggctgggagGCCACATTCGGAGGTACAAGTGTAGAACAAGATGTCAACGTTGTCACCTGGACTGTGGATAACCTTACTGATTGGACAATAGAACCCAAATGCTACATCAATCTCAATGATGGCGAACAACCCTCAATAGAACTTCCAGTCATTCTCTACA AGACTCCAGACAGAGTCTCCATCTCTGTTCTGAACCACTCTGGTTCCATGGTGGAGGGGACACAGTACCAGCTGCAGTGTGACATTCAGAACATCACTCCTCTACAGAACCTGGTTGTGAAGTGGTACAAAGGGAATGAACCCTTAGATATTGTAACTTACAGTAAAGTCAGTAAGAGACCAGAGGATGTGTCAGCTACTCTGATGATCAGCCCCAGTAAAGATGATAATGGAACTCAGTATAGATGTAGAGCAGAACTGGAcctgggaccagagggaccacAACCCCATCCTACAGTGACATCAGAACCTCTCAGCATTACTGTGCACT ataAGCCATGCATCAATGCATCTCGACTGCCAGTGAGGATACCTGTGTTCAGGGGCTATCCTGAGGAGTTAGTGTGTGAGGCTGAAGGTTACCCACAGCCCAGGATAAAGTGGGTCTATGACTCTGCGAATCATGTCAGTGAGGCGGGAGGCAACCTGACTGTCTTTGAGGCAGGGCTCTACAACTGCACCGCCACCAACGACATGGCGACGAGCTTCATTGTGGTAGAGGTGGTTTTAAATG AGGACTACCTGCGCCTCATAGCGGGCTTCGTGGCCTTCATGGTCGTGGTCATCTTGGTCATCTTGGTCGTCATCTACTTCATCTACTACAAGAACACCAAGATGGGCCGCTACAGCCTGAAGAAGGCCAAGCTCAGCAGCACGCCCAACGGCAACGTGGCGCAGAACGACGGCCGGGACACTCTGCTCCCGATGACTGAACTGTCTCAGCCAAACATCTACTTCTAG